A single Alosa sapidissima isolate fAloSap1 chromosome 17, fAloSap1.pri, whole genome shotgun sequence DNA region contains:
- the agtr1b gene encoding type-1 angiotensin II receptor A, translating into MENLTSETSVRLNCNTSGRHTIIFTLIPVVYGCNFVIGIVGNSMVVAVIYCYMKLKTVANVFVLNLAVSDLTFVLTLPMWATFTATGYHWPFGGFLCKASAGLVIFNLYTSIFFLTALSIDRYLAIVHPVRSRRRRTLVYARLTCVLVWVFAFVLSVPTAYTRDVFQIENSTVCGVWHRSEHMGLLVALSVLKSVLGFLVPFLVIITCYCLIGRTLLGARGRIQRSTRSRDDEVLRMLAAAVMAFFLCWMPHQVFHFMEMLAMLDVVENCHVVDIIDTAMPFTICISFFNSCINPLLYGFVGNNFRKNLFRLLRCDPNTRAGHVSLRSKMSTLSYRASEALRLTSSKKASAPDVK; encoded by the coding sequence atggaaaatcTGACATCGGAAACCAGCGTCCGTTTGAACTGCAACACCTCTGGCCGGCACACCATCATCTTTACGCTGATCCCTGTGGTGTACGGCTGCAACTTTGTCATCGGCATCGTGGGCAACAGCATGGTGGTGGCGGTCATCTACTGCTACATGAAGCTGAAGACGGTCGCCAACGTCTTTGTGCTCAACCTGGCCGTGTCTGACCTCACGTTCGTCCTCACACTGCCCATGTGGGCCACCTTCACGGCCACAGGCTACCACTGGCCGTTTGGCGGCTTCCTGTGCAAGGCCAGCGCCGGCTTGGTCATTTTCAACCTCTACACCAGCATCTTCTTCCTGACGGCGCTCAGCATCGACCGCTACCTGGCCATCGTGCACCCGGTGCGCTCGCGGCGCCGCCGCACGCTCGTCTACGCCCGCCTCACGTGCGTGCTCGTCTGGGTGTTCGCCTTCGTGCTGAGCGTGCCCACGGCGTACACGCGCGACGTCTTCCAGATCGAGAACAGCACGGTGTGCGGCGTGTGGCACCGCTCGGAGCACATGGGCCTGCTGGTGGCGCTCAGCGTGCTCAAGAGCGTGCTGGGCTTCCTCGTGCCCTTCCTGGTCATCATCACGTGCTACTGCCTGATCGGCCGGACGCTCCTGGGCGCGCGCGGTCGCATCCAGCGCTCCACGCGTTCCCGTGACGACGAGGTGCTGCGCATGTTGGCGGCGGCCGTGATGGCCTTCTTCCTGTGCTGGATGCCGCACCAGGTCTTCCACTTCATGGAGATGCTGGCTATGCTGGACGTGGTGGAGAACTGCCATGTGGTGGACATCATAGACACGGCCATGCCCTTCACCATCTGCATCTCCTTCTTCAACAGCTGCATCAACCCGCTGCTCTACGGCTTCGTCGGCAACAACTTCCGGAAGAATCTGTTCCGGCTGCTGCGCTGCGATCCCAACACCAGGGCTGGCCACGTCAGCCTGAGGTCCAAGATGAGCACGCTCTCGTACCGGGCGTCCGAGGCCTTGCGCCTCACTTCCAGCAAGAAAGCCTCTGCGCCCGACGTCAAATGA